The genomic stretch GACGGCAAAACCTTTCCAACTCCAGGGATTGGCCTGAAACAGCTCACACAGCCTCATGAGCAGATAGATGCACGGGATCCTGCTTCAAAGCCCGTCATTTTAGAGGGTGCCATAGCAGGGCATGTCTTGGTCAAAAATTTGAACGAGACGCTGCCATTTAAACAAAGACTTGCCATGATATCCGTGTTTGGCTATGATGCCACGGTCCCACGGACGAAGAATACGGATGTCTTGTTTCAACTTGGATATACTTCGTCTCCAGAAATGGGCCAAGCTGTCTTAGGCGAAGAAGCTCATTTTGACCAGGCCGCGAGGGGAGGTGTAATCGTTACTGGTGGTCGAGCCGGCGCGAATTCTCCAGCTTACATTGACGATGTATGTGGACCAATTTCTTTCTCCAAATCAAGTTGAACTCTTTCAGCTAACGTTTTTTCAAGCCTCTTAGTGCTATTCAGCGCCGAGCCCGCGAAAACGGGACTTGGGTAAATTGGGATCTGGACTCTTCCAATCCCGATGTCAATGCTGCTTCCGATGCCTGCCTGGTATTCATCAATGCCATCGCCACCGAGGGCTGGGACCGCGAGGGTTTGCATGACGATTTCAGCGATGACCTCGTCAAAAACGTGGCCTCCAAATGTTCCAATACCATTGTCGTGATCCACGCCGCAGGTATTCGCCTGGTTGATCAATGGATTGAGCATCCCAACATTACTGCTACCATCATCGCCCACTTGCCTGGTCAGGATAGTGGTGAGGCTCTTGTGAAGCTACTTTATGGAGAAGCCAATTTTTCAGGCAAGCTGCCATACACAATTGCGAAAAACGAGAGCGATTACTCAGTCTATGCACCGTGTAAGCGTACCTCAACAAATGACACTGACCCACAGTGCGATTTTACTGAAGGAGTATACCTGGATTATCGCGCATTCGATGCGAAGAATATCGCGCCGCGATTTGAGTTTGGATATGGCCTCAGTTATACGTCTTTCCAATATTCTTCCCTCTCTATCAAGCCTTCGGTACATCTTTTCAAGTCAAAGTGCAACGACGATAAGCTCTGGCAACCTGTGGCGAAGGTCTCTGcaaccatcaccaacagTGGCCCTGTTTCTGGGCAGGAAGTCGCACAGCTCTATGTGGCTATCCCAAACAGCCCCCCAAAGCAGCTACGTGGTTTCTATAAAACGCAGCTATCTCCCCAGAAGTCAGAAGCAGTTCATTTTGAGCTTACGAGACGAGATCTCAGTGTATGGGATGTGGTTTCACAGGCGTGGGTTATCCAGGACGGAGAATACAAGATATTTGTTGGAGCGAGTAGCCGAGATGTTCGCTTGCAGGGGACATTAAGAGTAGCAGATGATTAATTGGTTGAATAGGAATAGAGATACTCTGCTTCATGAATTTCCCCAAGATGGTTCATACACGGTGTCAACGCGACCGAAAGACATTGAAGAGAGGAGCAGCTTTTGTTATGTGAGTCGGTGCTTTAGCTGCTTCAacttttctatttttagATATGCCATACGTATCAACCATACGTAATGAATGAAACAGAACCAATCATTAGTCAAATACCAGTCCAACTTGGCAGATTATATCTCGCTAGTAAGTACATTGCTTGTATCCGATAATATGGTGTATTTTATGCCCTGTTCTCGATATCACAACTCCTAAAGCTTAAGGTAAATCGCGGCTTTTTGCGCTATAATGCCTAGCTGCCGCGATGGTCAACACTCAGCTATCAGGGGATCAATAGCCTGCCTTTAGTATCAACAACCTGAACACCGTTATTGTATGTAGAAAGCGAAATAAGCATCCATCTTCCATTAGATATGGGGCTTCATAAGATTTGATGGGCCGTGATGAGGCTTGTGTGGCTAGTGCGAGAGGCACTGTTGCAGTACTGCCCAAGGAATTCTTCACGCTGTTCAGAACAATAGGCCGACAATAGTGGCACATGTGGACAATGCACACCCGCCCACTCTTTCGTCCATGTCATGTCAATATTTTAAGTACCAAAAAACTACCAATTCTCGTATCTCATGTTCAATGACAGATGAGGCATTAAATATCTGATAAATACATGCATGTTGCTTAGTGCGCCTCGTGATTCAACTCTTACGGGTAACGATTTCGTTTTGCTTGTTATCAAGGATTAGACTAAATTAATGGTTAAAAGACTGTCTTGCAATTAATGCGGTTTTCTTCCAGGGAAAATATATAACGGAGTAATTTTACTGTACCCAATAAGTGTTGTTAGATCAACCACAAACCTTGTAGAGTTGACTGAGAAGTTGACCGCTCTACATCTGGGTTTCTATCTAGGAGCTATAGAACGTCACCAGTATACATCACAGCTCGTATACACAGCCTGTAGATCTTTGTATATTCGAGTCACGGGTTTTCCGTTATCTTGTTAGACTAATAGGTAGTCCATGGTCACATCCTTCGCTTAATGCGGCAACCCATTGCGCGGAGAGCTAGATGATGGTACCAAATGGGCGAAGAATGACTGCCGAATAAAAAAGAGCCAATCGGCAATCTTTTAAAACCGATCTTGTTGAAAGACTGCCCAGGTTTTTAACGGAGGTAATCTCTTGCTAATCATGAG from Trichoderma atroviride chromosome 3, complete sequence encodes the following:
- a CDS encoding uncharacterized protein (SECRETED:SignalP(1-18)~CAZy:GH3), which produces MRLHTLSSHASLFLAVAALPPNSDPPQISLRTHSNGNGQWAHAYRRAEKLVQQMTLEEKANITRGFQSDNICAGNTGSVPRLGWPGVCVHDAGNGVRATDMVNSYPSGIHVGASWDRSLTYERGFHMGNEFKAKGVNVPLGPNAGPLGRTPLGGRNWEGFSVDPYLSGQLNAETIIGMQEAGVIANIKHFIANEQETLRRPYFGIEAVSANIDDKTLHEYYLWPFMDSVHAGVGSVMCSYNRINSTYGCKNDKLMNGILKTELNFKGFVMLDWNAQHDIDSAEAGLDMVMPLAGAWGKNLTDAVANGTVSEARVTDMATRIVAAWYLVGQDGKTFPTPGIGLKQLTQPHEQIDARDPASKPVILEGAIAGHVLVKNLNETLPFKQRLAMISVFGYDATVPRTKNTDVLFQLGYTSSPEMGQAVLGEEAHFDQAARGGVIVTGGRAGANSPAYIDDPLSAIQRRARENGTWVNWDLDSSNPDVNAASDACLVFINAIATEGWDREGLHDDFSDDLVKNVASKCSNTIVVIHAAGIRLVDQWIEHPNITATIIAHLPGQDSGEALVKLLYGEANFSGKLPYTIAKNESDYSVYAPCKRTSTNDTDPQCDFTEGVYLDYRAFDAKNIAPRFEFGYGLSYTSFQYSSLSIKPSVHLFKSKCNDDKLWQPVAKVSATITNSGPVSGQEVAQLYVAIPNSPPKQLRGFYKTQLSPQKSEAVHFELTRRDLSVWDVVSQAWVIQDGEYKIFVGASSRDVRLQGTLRVADD